One segment of Pristis pectinata isolate sPriPec2 chromosome 3, sPriPec2.1.pri, whole genome shotgun sequence DNA contains the following:
- the LOC127568175 gene encoding muscarinic acetylcholine receptor M3-like — MIPDHNSTSSLFFFNSSLSWNRESEESAVLGDRPMDGSTSSLLGSATYSPAASLESNTSVISNSTTDPLGGHTVWQVILIAFFTGILSLVTIIGNILVMVAFKVNKQLKTVNNYFLLSLAFADVIIGVISMNLYTTYIIMDRWALGNVVCDLWLAIDYVASNASVMNLLVISFDRYLSITRPLTYRAKRTPKRAGIMIGLAWIVSFILWAPAILFWQYFVGKRTVPPNQCLIQFLSEPIITFGTAIAAFYLPVTIMTILYWRIYKETEKRTKELAALQASTHDMETMHFVHQTGSTRSCSSNELQREGTRNKRRPGRCRFWPTSKSWKANTEGEQEPSSSDSWNNNDGGGSLDHSASSDEEDVVAETRAIYSIVLNLPGIKAAAGLSKSTEVDNMDLCSDELGKVDANEEGGKFRSQQLKEEQDNSFHQHFAKLPAQSMPSIHASKTVGGISSLAKSSTSMPLSFRETTVSKAFATKSRTQITKRKRLSLVKEKKAAQTLSAILLAFIITWTPYNIMVLVNTFCDQCIHEALWRLGYWLCYVNSTVNPMCYALCNKTFRNTFKMLLLCRWEKRKRRRQQYQPRQAVVFHKRLPCEAS; from the coding sequence ATGATCCCAGATCACAACAGCACatcttccttgttttttttcaattccagcctctcctGGAACAGGGAATCAGAAGAATCAGCGGTTCTGGGTGATAGGCCTATGGACGGAAGCACCAGCAGCTTGCTAGGATCAGCCACCTATTCTCCCGCAGCCTCTCTGGAATCCAACACCTCTGTCATAAGTAATAGTACCACAGACCCTCTTGGGGGTCATACTGTTTGGCAAGTTATTTTGATTGCCTTTTTCACAGGAATACTCTCCTTGGTGACAATCATAGGAAACATTCTCGTGATGGTTGCATTCAAGGTgaacaaacaattaaaaacagtGAACAATTACTTTCTACTTAGTCTTGCCTTTGCAGATGTGATAATTGGAGTGATTTCAATGAACCTGTACACGACATACATCATAATGGACCGATGGGCTCTAGGTAATGTGGTTTGTGACCTCTGGCTCGCTATTGACTATGTTGCTAGCAATGCCTCTGTCATGAACCTTCTGGTTATAAGTTTTGACAGATACTTATCCATAACACGGCCACTCACCTATAGAGCCAAACGAACTCCCAAGAGAGCTGGAATAATGATTGGCCTTGCTTGGATAGTTTCATTTATACTGTGGGCTCCTGCCATTTTGTTCTGGCAGTATTTTGTTGGCAAAAGAACAGTGCCACCAAATCAGTGTTTAATACAGTTTTTATCTGAACCAATAATTACTTTTGGTACTGCCATTGCTGCATTTTACTTGCCAGTCACCATCATGACCATCCTTTACTGGAGGATCTACAAGGAAACTGAGAAACGCACCAAAGAACTGGCAGCTCTCCAGGCCTCGACTCATGACATGGAAACCATGCACTTTGTCCATCAAACTGGCAGCACGAGGAGCTGCAGCAGCAATGAGCTGCAGCGGGAGGGAACGAGAAACAAAAGGAGGCCAGGAAGGTGCCGCTTCTGGCCGACCTCCAAATCATGGAAGGCCAACACAGAGGGTGAGCAGGAGCCAAGCAGCAGTGATAGTTGGAACAACAATGATGGCGGTGGTTCCTTGGATCATTCAGCTTCATCTGACGAGGAAGACGTGGTGGCGGAAACCAGGGCCATTTATTCCATCGTGTTAAACCTTCCCGGGATTAAGGCAGCTGCTGGTCTATCCAAGTCCACGGAGGTGGATAACATGGATCTCTGCAGTGACGAACTTGGCAAAGTTGATGCTAATgaggaggggggaaagttcagatCACAGCAGTTAAAAGAGGAGCAGGACAATAGcttccaccagcattttgccAAGCTTCCTGCTCAATCAATGCCATCCATCCATGCTTCGAAGACTGTGGGAGGAATTTCCTCTTTAGCAAAGTCATCCACATCCATGCCTTTGTCTTTTAGAGAAACCACAGTTTCAAAAGCATTTGCCACAAAATCGAGAACTCAGATAACAAAGCGTAAGAGATTGTCACTCGTAAAAGAGAAAAAGGCTGCACAGACACTTAGCGCAATtttgctggcatttattatcaCGTGGACACCTTACAACATAATGGTGCTGGTAAACACGTTTTGTGACCAATGCATTCATGAAGCACTGTGGCGCCTGGGCTACTGGTTGTGCTATGTTAACAGCACTGTGAATCCCATGTGCTATGCACTGTGCAACAAAACCTTCAGAAACACTTTCAAAATGTTATTGCTGTGTCGgtgggaaaagagaaaaaggcGAAGGCAGCAGTATCAACCGAGACAAGCTGTTGTTTTCCATAAAAGGCTTCCATGCGAGGCTTCCTGA